One Parasphingorhabdus cellanae genomic region harbors:
- a CDS encoding S9 family peptidase — protein sequence MKTRYLLAACSLLSITSAGLAETTDDASKFTSERVFDLEYADDPQISPDGKTIVYARKSMDKRSDRVIGDLWAITTQNGEHRPLVSGKGSSSSVRWSPDGDRLVYLTTTGGKPDLRVRYMDSGESFSLAQLGVNPSAPTWSPDGKTIAFSMFVPDEPASFTKPPKGPEDSEWAKSVRVFDDLVFRFDGAGYLPKGKSHVFILSAEGGTPRQVTKGENDFSSPEWLGNGALLVTGNDVEDAYLDPIESEIYRVNLSDLSMTALTERDGPDFAPKVSPKGSQIAYLGYDDKLKSYQHTELYVMNTDGANIRSLTANFDRSIDAVHWRADGKALIAQAEVDGLLTLLSIDLSGNVKTLVRDVGGTAIGRPYASGSFSVAQKAGGSSPVIAYTKASTNRPAEVAFSRGGRSGRVLTNLNDDALGHLQLATVEEITTKSTHDGRDIQAWVALPPGFKADGSYPMILEIHGGPYAMYGPFFAAEIQRFAAEGYVTVYVNPRGSTGYGEAFAQLIDLDYPGKDHDDLMSVVDALVAKNYVSKDRLFVTGGSGGGILTAWAVGKTDRFAAAASIKPVINWTTMALAADISRFVSRHWFRAQPWEQPEEYWRRSPLSIVSNAKTPTMLMVGEADWRTPAWEAEQFYTALKVQNVDTVLVKIPDAPHLIAGRPSNLIAKVDNIMGWFAKYDPVKAEK from the coding sequence ATGAAAACACGCTATTTGCTCGCCGCCTGCTCGCTTCTTTCCATTACCAGCGCAGGGCTGGCCGAAACCACCGATGACGCGAGCAAATTCACTTCCGAGCGTGTTTTTGACTTGGAATATGCTGATGATCCGCAGATATCTCCGGACGGAAAAACTATCGTCTATGCCCGCAAATCGATGGATAAACGCAGCGACCGCGTGATTGGAGATCTGTGGGCCATCACCACGCAAAATGGGGAACACAGACCTTTGGTGTCGGGCAAGGGATCGAGCTCTTCCGTGCGCTGGTCACCCGACGGAGATCGGCTAGTATATCTCACCACAACGGGCGGCAAGCCTGACCTGCGCGTGCGCTATATGGACAGCGGTGAGAGCTTTTCACTCGCGCAATTAGGCGTTAATCCCAGCGCGCCAACATGGTCACCGGATGGCAAAACAATCGCCTTTTCGATGTTCGTACCTGATGAGCCGGCATCCTTTACCAAGCCGCCGAAAGGCCCGGAAGACTCCGAATGGGCGAAGTCAGTGCGGGTATTCGATGATCTGGTCTTTCGGTTTGACGGGGCCGGCTATCTGCCCAAGGGAAAAAGCCATGTGTTTATACTGAGCGCAGAAGGCGGAACGCCGCGTCAGGTGACCAAGGGTGAAAATGATTTCAGTTCCCCCGAATGGCTCGGCAATGGCGCGCTTCTTGTCACAGGCAATGATGTGGAAGACGCCTATCTCGATCCGATTGAAAGCGAAATCTATCGGGTGAACTTGTCGGACCTCTCCATGACAGCTCTGACAGAGCGCGACGGTCCTGATTTTGCTCCCAAAGTCTCGCCCAAAGGGTCGCAAATCGCTTATCTCGGCTATGATGATAAACTGAAATCCTATCAGCATACCGAGCTCTATGTGATGAACACCGATGGTGCCAATATTCGCAGTCTGACGGCGAATTTTGATCGGTCCATAGATGCCGTGCACTGGCGCGCCGATGGTAAGGCACTGATTGCGCAAGCGGAGGTCGACGGTCTGCTGACCCTATTGTCGATCGACCTGTCGGGAAATGTCAAAACCCTTGTGCGGGATGTCGGCGGAACGGCCATCGGGCGTCCTTATGCATCGGGTAGCTTTTCCGTGGCCCAAAAGGCTGGTGGAAGTTCGCCTGTCATTGCTTACACCAAAGCCAGTACCAATCGTCCGGCGGAAGTGGCGTTCTCCCGCGGCGGGAGAAGCGGCCGAGTTCTGACCAATCTCAACGACGATGCGCTCGGTCATCTTCAACTGGCCACAGTGGAAGAAATCACGACTAAATCCACGCATGATGGCAGGGATATTCAGGCATGGGTGGCGCTTCCGCCCGGGTTCAAGGCGGACGGGTCCTATCCCATGATCCTCGAAATCCATGGCGGGCCTTACGCAATGTACGGTCCGTTTTTTGCCGCTGAAATTCAGCGCTTTGCCGCGGAAGGATATGTGACGGTTTATGTCAATCCGCGCGGCTCAACCGGCTATGGCGAAGCGTTTGCGCAGCTTATTGATCTCGACTATCCGGGGAAAGATCATGACGACCTGATGTCCGTTGTTGATGCCCTGGTTGCGAAAAACTATGTTAGCAAAGATCGTTTATTCGTAACGGGTGGTTCGGGAGGCGGTATATTGACAGCATGGGCGGTTGGGAAGACCGACCGCTTTGCCGCCGCTGCATCCATCAAACCCGTGATTAACTGGACCACCATGGCGTTAGCAGCGGATATTTCGCGATTTGTCAGCCGGCACTGGTTTCGTGCGCAACCTTGGGAACAACCTGAGGAATATTGGCGGCGATCTCCTTTATCGATCGTGAGCAACGCGAAGACGCCAACAATGCTGATGGTGGGAGAGGCCGATTGGCGCACCCCCGCTTGGGAAGCAGAGCAGTTTTATACGGCTTTGAAAGTCCAGAATGTCGATACCGTATTGGTTAAAATTCCGGATGCGCCGCATTTAATCGCTGGCAGGCCTAGCAACCTGATTGCCAAGGTGGATAATATCATGGGCTGGTTTGCCAAATATGATCCTGTAAAGGCAGAGAAGTAG